The following proteins are co-located in the Phragmites australis chromosome 10, lpPhrAust1.1, whole genome shotgun sequence genome:
- the LOC133931025 gene encoding protein REVEILLE 6-like isoform X1, whose protein sequence is MSTTPHPLDSSDPGVGGGGGEGNEEAAPTLVPMGEGEAEEDGARRVRKPYTITKSRESWTEPEHDKFLEALQLFDRDWKKIEAFIGSKTVIQIRSHAQKYFLKVQKNGTGEHLPPPRPKRKAAHPYPHKASKKAPQVVLPQQASHIMEQACTSTVASDSSANDAFPSWDNGPAHHFSPRHTQDATGSGATNNHSSSIGSQSGTWPTSEATEQDIMLPPLRAMPDFARVYHFLGSIFDPETNGHLQKLREMDPIDAETVLFLMKNLSMNLSSPNFEEHRRLLSSHGSSMDQDTGSSHALHLPFMVTSK, encoded by the exons ATGAGCACGACACCCCACCCGCTGGATTCGTCGGACCCGGGcgtcggaggcggcggcggggaggggaaCGAGGAGGCCGCGCCGACGCTAGTGCCGATGGGGGAaggggaggcggaggaggatggGGCGAGGAGGGTTCGGAAGCCGTACACCATCACCAAGTCGCGCGAGAGCTGGACCGAGCCCGAGCACGACAAGTTCCTCGAGGCCCTCCAGCT ATTTGATCGTGATTGGAAAAAAATCGAAGCATTTATTGGCTCAAAGACAGTAATACAG ATCAGGAGCCATGCACAGAAGTACTTTTTGAAGGTTCAAAAGAATGGAACAGGTGAACATTTGCCACCACCTAGGCCAAAGCGTAAGGCAGCCCATCCATATCCACATAAAGCCTCAAAAAAGG CCCCTCAAGTTGTCTTACCGCAACAAGCTTCTCATATAATGGAGCAAGCCTGTACATCTACTGTTGCTTCGGACTCAAGTGCAAACGATGCCTTTCCTTCTTGGGATAACGGTCCTGCTCATCATTTCAGTCCAAGGCATACACAAG ATGCTACAGGTTCAGGTGCAACAAATAATCACTCTAGTAGCATAGGGAGCCAATCTGGAACTTGGCCAACTTCTGAAGCTACCGAGCAAGACATCATGCTTCCACCACTGcgcg CCATGCCAGACTTTGCTCGTGTATACCATTTCCTAGGAAGCATATTTGATCCAGAGACAAATGGACATTTGCAAAAGTTGAGGGAAATGGATCCTATTGATGCTGAAACg GTACTGTTTCTGATGAAAAATCTGTCTATGAACTTAAGCAGCCCAAACTTTGAGGAACAT AGGAGGTTGCTATCTTCACATGGTTCAAGCATGGACCAAGATACAGGCTCTTCTCACGCTCTTCATCTTCCATTCAT GGTAACAAGCAAATGA
- the LOC133931025 gene encoding protein REVEILLE 6-like isoform X2, whose protein sequence is MSTTPHPLDSSDPGVGGGGGEGNEEAAPTLVPMGEGEAEEDGARRVRKPYTITKSRESWTEPEHDKFLEALQLFDRDWKKIEAFIGSKTVIQIRSHAQKYFLKVQKNGTGEHLPPPRPKRKAAHPYPHKASKKAPQVVLPQQASHIMEQACTSTVASDSSANDAFPSWDNGPAHHFSPRHTQGSGATNNHSSSIGSQSGTWPTSEATEQDIMLPPLRAMPDFARVYHFLGSIFDPETNGHLQKLREMDPIDAETVLFLMKNLSMNLSSPNFEEHRRLLSSHGSSMDQDTGSSHALHLPFMVTSK, encoded by the exons ATGAGCACGACACCCCACCCGCTGGATTCGTCGGACCCGGGcgtcggaggcggcggcggggaggggaaCGAGGAGGCCGCGCCGACGCTAGTGCCGATGGGGGAaggggaggcggaggaggatggGGCGAGGAGGGTTCGGAAGCCGTACACCATCACCAAGTCGCGCGAGAGCTGGACCGAGCCCGAGCACGACAAGTTCCTCGAGGCCCTCCAGCT ATTTGATCGTGATTGGAAAAAAATCGAAGCATTTATTGGCTCAAAGACAGTAATACAG ATCAGGAGCCATGCACAGAAGTACTTTTTGAAGGTTCAAAAGAATGGAACAGGTGAACATTTGCCACCACCTAGGCCAAAGCGTAAGGCAGCCCATCCATATCCACATAAAGCCTCAAAAAAGG CCCCTCAAGTTGTCTTACCGCAACAAGCTTCTCATATAATGGAGCAAGCCTGTACATCTACTGTTGCTTCGGACTCAAGTGCAAACGATGCCTTTCCTTCTTGGGATAACGGTCCTGCTCATCATTTCAGTCCAAGGCATACACAAG GTTCAGGTGCAACAAATAATCACTCTAGTAGCATAGGGAGCCAATCTGGAACTTGGCCAACTTCTGAAGCTACCGAGCAAGACATCATGCTTCCACCACTGcgcg CCATGCCAGACTTTGCTCGTGTATACCATTTCCTAGGAAGCATATTTGATCCAGAGACAAATGGACATTTGCAAAAGTTGAGGGAAATGGATCCTATTGATGCTGAAACg GTACTGTTTCTGATGAAAAATCTGTCTATGAACTTAAGCAGCCCAAACTTTGAGGAACAT AGGAGGTTGCTATCTTCACATGGTTCAAGCATGGACCAAGATACAGGCTCTTCTCACGCTCTTCATCTTCCATTCAT GGTAACAAGCAAATGA